One part of the Magnetovibrio sp. PR-2 genome encodes these proteins:
- a CDS encoding PAS domain S-box protein, which yields MAIVLPATLSQAADDPKPPLKIAVYGNYAPFTVLGPDGQPAGLLIDLWNAWSETTGRDIEFVVSGWTQTLDNVRSGQADIHSGLFENPERTQWLAFSDPIHSIKTGVFFRSNHENGVQPLSDMAGQRVGVMGNTFQHRYLVEHFPKLIIVPYEDGDEMLRGLFNGQLEAVVNEVPYTYSLIDAMGLRGAVMRSPEDLLSNAVHAAVAIDRPDLAREINEGFRQIPVDKLIRMDERWLTDLQDRFYRPAGSKVKLSYAEEQWLKNNPLIRLAVTTFITPVDIVDDQGNFSGLNADLISMLNQKLGTSIKPEFYPRWTDVVDNVLSGNVEGGLSLSRTPEREQHVLFTAPYAYDPVIVITQSGNTEINRFSDLSGRTVGILKDLAFKTELLELVGPNGRVVEINDDPTALKKLAAGDIEAHVSAQILYGNAQRKTYVPNLKIAASRNLEGGALRIGIHKSNPILFSIIKKGLEAISRDELTDMRTRWLVYTPKIAKVDTLTTREQRWLSENPAISVGVMEDWPPFHVKGIHGERRGITMDVLALINERLNGQLRPVPGKWKDLLEEVKASRLDAVMDLTPKPEREPYFNFTTPYLSVPHSIVAKTNGPQFETLDALAGKTVALEKGFGTVQTLREKYPDIQITEVKNTVAALEAVSTGLADAYIGNRAVAAYIIQRDLFTNLSVHGRRLGPGSVLAIGSRKDQPILNSILEKALASISDKEWNGLLRTYVDKQTSKSLMKKPVAELTADERRWVVQNVVRVGVEEWAPVVYTQSDGNAGGLAGGYLDLLSEKTGLRFKIVSDEWATLLTGLEHKEVDLLPATYYTDERATYGLYTTPYFQMREFLYIKSDNTDIQSFDDISEGRIAVVKGYGTIPMLRERFPDAQILETKDLAGSINAVLNGDADALLEAQIVVEQALRENAIVGLKGINQRSFDASPIHLFSRDDWPVLQSILQKGLNSISADEHRELQSQWISLDNALINASNNVDVTTEQSTLSFWMLLGATVLLFAAIALGVRLLMRSQKTEGLALQMGSRRFRMLIMTSLGLLVVFVSAVTWLAYDYNRGRILNVVGVNLQTVLNSTDERLRIWVEDEKDNISLLGHDQQLVSLTKKLLTVPVDKQALKSSAELEDMRRYFRDVDHMRGAQGFFIITKDGRSIGSMRDENLGSQNLIAQTKPNVFKRVVAGQPSFVSPIQSDVHLSGSQRNDKKPMTMFFAAPIVDIDGSVLAVVTKRIDPSGDFTRIMQTGNVGETGESYAFSDTAMMISGSRFDDQLVEMGLLAKGLPSAMHTLIRVPAKTKRNSDARALTAMADSALSGRNGVNVSGYEDYRGIEVYGAWKWDDELNIGITTEIDAHEAHGPVETLGYTLITILGLTLTLSAGATLFTLALGERASGSLLQAKEELEDRVHDRTQELASATDQLTLAMDNMSNGLYVLDKDMNYIISNSYYQTALDLPGELIQPGYPVEAVIRFMSERGDYGPIDDIDTAVQDRLESLREGKYTSIVITAPTGRVLEFRNRRTENGDTVVVFNDITNMKRNEEELKRSGERFDLALKGGDLGSWDVDLVNRETVVNDRYLEMLGYTREEVENVQDLWHISIHPDDLQTVLDTGHNYRHGQLNTYEVEYRAVTKSGDIRWMTSKGATVDYADDGTPTRMVGTVMDITDRKLAEEAIREAEEHNRLILESAGEGVFGLDVDGTTTFVNRAACQMLGFSPEDLIGQSIHTLIHHTHANGDAYPIEDCYMRKAFTDGEIHRVEDEVLWRQDGTCFPVEYTSTPIRKGEELLGAVVTFSDVTERKHAEEALRESQERFELTTRGSGDGLWEYDARTGENWFSPRFTEMLGFDEGDLTFTLDTWQELVHPDDLQRATQAFIDHLDKDVPYDIEYRMITRNGQFMWFRARGKSLRDENGKAYRTSGSVSDITKRKQAEEALRANESRIRSIFENAADGIIVISEAGTIESFSPAAERIFGWSEEEVLGQNLNMLMPEPYHSEHDGYLQNYFLTGERKILGTNREVEGKRKDGSVFPLELAVGEAEANGRRIFTGSIRDITERKEAEETLRESQQLLDSVIDNSTAVIFAKDAGGRYTLVNKEWEQLTGMSRDETIGKTDFDVFPDDIAKDLIANDVKIMASKAPQEFEETVEGEMGNRTFLSLKVPLFDVSGKVDGLCGMSTDITERKRMEVELMLSKEKAESATRAKSSFLAAMSHEIRTPMNGVVGMIDLLRETRLDTEQRQMMKTVRDSAFALLQIINDILDFSKIEAGKLQIESVPISIRDVAEGVSETLVPNASAKKVRFMNFIDPAIPHWVMSDQVRLRQVMFNLLGNAIKFTETTDDHQGLVKLRADLVGEITDGVANVKFSIIDNGIGMSQNAVNNLFKPFTQAESSTTRRFGGTGLGLSICKSLSDIMGGEVAVTSVEGQGSTFTVTLPFEVNFDYNPPADEPSLDGLHILLVSNDEHFFEHIPPYITGRDGTYDSVSELFDIEQAVVGAAEAGKPFNIVVFGVEAERSMVDMIINILRQNDQTKDLRYVILTAERKTKKGMITPDMVVVDANPMKRSSFMRGLGVASGRASPDVEDTHEKLTAGAGKAPTPDEAAALGRLIMIAEDNPTNQDVIKRQLNSLGYACEIYEDGAEGLQGWQRGRYSLILTDCHMPNMDGYEMTGAIRKLEEEDGGIDHTPIVAITANALQGEADRCLSAGMDDYLSKPLEMAKLKRTLAKWMPAASGDASVAIAPETHEAEEAQAEEQNMDSQDTETAIVDPSYLRDTFGDDDDLINGILKDFVEPARVIKGEIDAAFEAKNPSEIGAAAHKLKSSSRAVGAHSLADLCLELETAGKGGDWGRIEELHPSLAGIVADVTAYIENL from the coding sequence ATGGCAATTGTCCTGCCGGCAACCCTTTCTCAGGCCGCGGACGATCCAAAGCCTCCCTTAAAGATCGCGGTTTATGGGAATTATGCCCCGTTCACGGTGTTGGGGCCGGACGGTCAGCCTGCCGGCCTGTTGATTGACCTGTGGAATGCCTGGTCAGAAACCACGGGGCGCGATATTGAATTTGTGGTCTCCGGCTGGACCCAAACTCTGGATAATGTGCGCTCCGGCCAAGCCGACATTCATTCCGGCCTGTTCGAAAACCCCGAACGCACCCAATGGCTGGCGTTTTCCGACCCCATCCATTCCATTAAAACCGGTGTGTTTTTTCGGTCAAATCATGAAAATGGCGTTCAGCCGCTGTCCGACATGGCGGGTCAGCGGGTCGGCGTCATGGGCAACACCTTTCAACACCGCTATTTGGTGGAACATTTTCCCAAGCTAATCATTGTGCCCTATGAAGACGGTGACGAAATGTTACGCGGTCTGTTCAACGGTCAGCTCGAAGCTGTCGTGAACGAAGTCCCCTACACTTATTCCCTCATTGACGCCATGGGGCTTCGCGGTGCGGTAATGCGCAGCCCCGAAGATTTGCTCAGCAATGCTGTGCACGCCGCAGTTGCCATTGACCGGCCCGACCTTGCCCGCGAAATCAACGAAGGCTTTCGCCAAATCCCCGTGGACAAACTGATCCGCATGGATGAGCGCTGGTTGACGGACCTGCAGGACCGATTCTACCGCCCCGCCGGAAGCAAAGTTAAACTGTCATATGCCGAAGAACAGTGGCTTAAAAACAATCCGCTGATCCGCTTGGCGGTGACCACGTTTATCACCCCTGTAGATATTGTCGATGACCAAGGCAATTTCTCAGGCCTAAACGCAGACTTGATCAGCATGCTCAATCAAAAACTGGGCACCTCCATCAAGCCGGAATTCTATCCGCGGTGGACAGACGTGGTGGACAATGTTTTGTCCGGAAACGTAGAAGGCGGGCTGAGCCTGTCCCGCACGCCCGAACGCGAACAACATGTCTTGTTCACAGCCCCCTACGCGTACGATCCCGTGATTGTGATTACCCAAAGCGGGAATACAGAGATAAATAGATTTTCGGACTTAAGCGGGCGCACCGTCGGCATTTTGAAGGACTTGGCGTTTAAGACGGAGTTGTTGGAACTGGTTGGTCCAAACGGGCGTGTGGTTGAAATCAACGACGATCCCACCGCCCTAAAGAAGTTGGCTGCGGGGGACATCGAAGCCCATGTGTCGGCACAGATTCTCTATGGCAATGCCCAACGCAAAACGTACGTTCCAAACTTGAAAATTGCGGCTAGCCGTAACCTCGAAGGTGGTGCGTTGCGCATCGGCATCCACAAATCCAACCCAATTTTGTTTTCGATCATCAAAAAGGGCCTGGAAGCCATCAGCCGCGATGAACTCACTGACATGCGCACACGCTGGCTGGTCTATACGCCGAAGATCGCAAAAGTCGATACGCTAACAACACGCGAGCAGCGCTGGCTGAGTGAGAACCCAGCCATCTCTGTCGGTGTGATGGAAGACTGGCCACCGTTTCACGTTAAGGGCATCCATGGTGAACGACGCGGTATCACCATGGATGTATTGGCTTTGATCAATGAGCGCCTGAACGGACAACTGCGACCCGTGCCCGGAAAATGGAAAGACTTGCTGGAAGAGGTTAAAGCCTCACGGCTGGACGCGGTGATGGATTTAACGCCAAAGCCTGAGCGTGAGCCTTACTTCAATTTTACCACGCCCTATTTGTCCGTACCGCATTCCATCGTCGCCAAAACCAACGGTCCGCAGTTTGAAACTCTGGACGCCTTGGCTGGTAAAACCGTTGCTTTGGAAAAGGGGTTTGGCACTGTGCAAACCCTGCGCGAGAAGTATCCCGACATTCAAATCACCGAAGTAAAAAATACAGTGGCGGCTCTTGAAGCTGTGAGCACCGGGCTTGCGGATGCCTATATCGGAAACCGTGCCGTTGCGGCATATATTATTCAGCGCGATTTGTTCACCAACCTGAGTGTGCATGGGCGCCGACTGGGCCCCGGTTCGGTCTTGGCGATTGGATCGCGCAAAGACCAGCCCATCTTGAACAGTATTCTTGAAAAAGCTTTGGCGTCCATTTCCGACAAAGAATGGAACGGCTTGTTGCGCACTTACGTCGACAAGCAAACCAGTAAGTCTTTGATGAAAAAACCGGTCGCTGAGTTGACGGCCGACGAACGCAGATGGGTCGTGCAAAATGTCGTGCGTGTCGGCGTGGAAGAATGGGCCCCGGTGGTTTACACCCAATCTGACGGCAACGCCGGGGGATTGGCTGGTGGGTATTTAGACCTATTGTCTGAAAAAACCGGACTGCGGTTTAAAATTGTGTCCGATGAATGGGCGACGCTGCTGACGGGGCTGGAGCATAAAGAAGTCGATCTGCTGCCCGCGACCTATTACACCGACGAGCGCGCCACGTATGGCTTATACACCACGCCGTATTTCCAAATGCGTGAATTCCTGTATATCAAAAGCGACAACACGGACATCCAAAGCTTCGACGATATTTCCGAAGGCCGCATTGCTGTGGTTAAGGGGTATGGCACCATTCCGATGTTGCGCGAACGCTTCCCCGACGCCCAAATCCTTGAGACAAAAGATTTGGCAGGGTCCATCAACGCGGTGTTGAACGGGGATGCGGATGCCCTGCTCGAAGCGCAGATCGTGGTTGAACAGGCTCTGCGCGAAAACGCCATCGTCGGCCTGAAGGGCATCAATCAAAGGTCCTTCGACGCTTCGCCGATCCACCTCTTTTCTCGCGACGACTGGCCGGTTTTGCAAAGCATCTTGCAAAAGGGCCTCAATTCGATTTCGGCAGACGAACACCGTGAACTGCAATCGCAATGGATTTCCCTCGACAATGCTTTGATCAATGCATCCAACAACGTGGATGTGACGACCGAGCAATCCACACTGAGTTTTTGGATGTTGTTGGGGGCAACGGTTCTGTTGTTCGCGGCCATTGCCCTGGGTGTGCGTTTGTTGATGCGCTCGCAAAAGACCGAAGGCCTAGCTTTGCAAATGGGTTCGCGCCGCTTTCGCATGCTGATCATGACCAGCTTAGGCCTGTTGGTGGTATTCGTGTCCGCCGTGACGTGGCTGGCCTACGACTACAACCGGGGCCGAATTTTGAATGTGGTCGGTGTGAACCTTCAGACCGTGCTCAACAGTACCGACGAACGTCTGCGCATTTGGGTCGAAGATGAAAAGGACAACATCTCTCTTCTGGGTCACGATCAACAACTGGTGAGCCTGACCAAAAAACTGCTCACCGTTCCCGTCGACAAACAAGCCTTGAAATCATCGGCCGAACTTGAAGACATGCGCCGTTATTTCCGCGATGTCGATCATATGAGGGGCGCGCAGGGCTTTTTCATCATCACCAAAGATGGCCGTTCCATCGGATCGATGCGCGATGAAAATTTAGGCTCACAAAACTTGATCGCGCAGACAAAACCGAACGTGTTCAAACGCGTTGTCGCCGGACAACCGAGCTTTGTTTCTCCGATCCAGTCCGATGTTCATTTGAGCGGTTCGCAGCGCAATGACAAAAAACCGATGACCATGTTTTTTGCAGCGCCCATCGTCGACATAGACGGATCTGTGCTGGCGGTTGTGACGAAGCGCATTGACCCGAGCGGAGATTTCACCCGTATCATGCAAACCGGTAACGTCGGTGAAACGGGTGAAAGTTACGCCTTCAGCGACACAGCCATGATGATTTCCGGCTCGCGCTTTGACGACCAACTCGTGGAAATGGGGTTGCTGGCCAAGGGACTTCCCAGCGCCATGCACACCCTCATCCGTGTTCCCGCGAAGACCAAGCGCAACAGTGATGCACGGGCGTTGACCGCCATGGCAGACAGCGCCTTGTCGGGCCGGAACGGTGTGAATGTGTCGGGCTATGAAGACTATCGTGGCATCGAAGTCTACGGTGCGTGGAAATGGGATGATGAGCTCAACATCGGTATCACCACGGAAATTGATGCCCACGAAGCACACGGTCCTGTCGAAACCTTAGGCTACACCTTAATTACGATCTTAGGTCTGACGCTTACACTGTCTGCCGGTGCAACCTTGTTCACGTTGGCCTTGGGCGAACGCGCCAGTGGGTCGTTGCTGCAAGCGAAAGAAGAGTTGGAAGACCGCGTCCATGACCGCACCCAAGAATTGGCTTCGGCCACGGACCAGTTAACCCTGGCCATGGATAACATGTCCAACGGGCTGTATGTGCTCGACAAGGATATGAATTACATCATTTCCAACAGCTACTATCAAACGGCGCTGGACTTACCCGGTGAGTTGATCCAGCCGGGCTATCCGGTAGAGGCCGTCATTCGCTTTATGTCTGAACGCGGTGATTACGGGCCAATTGATGACATCGATACTGCCGTGCAAGACCGCCTTGAAAGCCTTCGTGAAGGCAAATACACATCCATCGTCATAACCGCCCCCACCGGGCGCGTGTTGGAGTTCCGCAATCGCCGCACTGAAAATGGTGACACTGTAGTGGTGTTCAACGACATCACCAACATGAAGCGCAATGAAGAAGAGCTCAAACGTAGTGGCGAACGCTTTGACTTGGCCCTGAAAGGCGGCGATTTGGGCTCTTGGGACGTTGATCTCGTCAACCGTGAGACGGTGGTCAACGATCGCTACTTGGAAATGTTGGGCTACACACGTGAAGAGGTCGAAAACGTTCAAGATCTGTGGCACATATCCATTCATCCAGACGATCTACAAACCGTTTTGGACACAGGTCATAATTACCGTCATGGCCAACTCAACACGTACGAAGTCGAATACCGGGCCGTGACCAAAAGCGGTGATATTCGCTGGATGACGTCAAAAGGTGCAACGGTGGACTATGCCGACGACGGTACGCCAACGCGCATGGTCGGCACCGTCATGGACATCACCGACCGTAAGCTTGCCGAAGAAGCCATCCGTGAGGCGGAAGAGCACAACCGCCTAATTTTGGAATCCGCCGGTGAAGGTGTGTTTGGATTGGACGTCGACGGCACCACCACGTTTGTGAACCGTGCGGCGTGTCAAATGTTGGGTTTCTCACCCGAGGATCTCATTGGTCAGTCCATTCATACTCTGATTCACCACACCCACGCGAACGGCGACGCGTACCCCATTGAAGACTGTTATATGCGCAAGGCCTTCACCGATGGCGAAATCCATAGGGTTGAAGACGAAGTTCTGTGGCGTCAAGACGGCACATGTTTCCCGGTGGAGTATACCTCCACACCCATTCGCAAAGGTGAGGAGCTGCTGGGTGCGGTGGTGACGTTCAGTGACGTGACCGAACGCAAGCATGCTGAAGAAGCGCTTCGTGAAAGCCAAGAACGTTTCGAGCTGACCACGCGGGGCAGCGGCGACGGGCTGTGGGAATACGATGCACGCACGGGCGAAAACTGGTTCTCCCCGCGCTTCACAGAAATGCTCGGTTTCGATGAAGGTGATTTGACCTTCACGCTGGACACATGGCAAGAGCTGGTCCATCCCGATGACCTGCAACGCGCGACCCAAGCGTTTATCGATCACCTGGACAAAGACGTTCCTTACGATATCGAATACCGCATGATCACGCGCAACGGCCAATTCATGTGGTTCCGTGCGCGGGGCAAATCTTTGCGTGATGAAAACGGCAAGGCGTACCGCACCAGTGGTTCGGTCAGCGACATCACCAAGCGTAAACAAGCCGAAGAAGCTCTTCGGGCCAACGAAAGCCGTATCCGGTCCATCTTTGAAAATGCAGCCGATGGCATCATTGTCATCAGCGAGGCCGGCACCATTGAAAGCTTCAGCCCGGCGGCTGAGCGTATCTTCGGTTGGTCCGAAGAAGAGGTTCTGGGTCAAAACCTCAACATGTTGATGCCCGAGCCCTATCACAGTGAGCACGACGGTTATTTGCAGAACTATTTCCTCACAGGTGAGCGAAAAATTCTGGGCACCAACCGCGAAGTCGAAGGCAAACGCAAAGATGGTTCGGTCTTCCCGTTGGAGCTGGCCGTGGGTGAAGCCGAAGCCAATGGACGGCGCATCTTTACCGGGTCGATCCGCGACATTACCGAACGCAAGGAAGCCGAAGAGACCTTGCGTGAAAGCCAGCAATTGTTGGACAGCGTCATCGACAATTCCACCGCCGTCATCTTCGCCAAAGACGCCGGAGGGCGCTATACATTAGTGAACAAGGAGTGGGAACAGCTCACGGGAATGTCGCGTGATGAAACCATTGGCAAAACAGATTTTGACGTCTTCCCAGATGATATAGCCAAAGATCTCATTGCTAACGACGTAAAAATCATGGCAAGCAAAGCCCCACAAGAGTTCGAAGAAACCGTCGAAGGCGAAATGGGCAACCGGACCTTCCTAAGCCTTAAAGTTCCATTATTCGATGTGAGTGGAAAAGTGGATGGGCTGTGCGGCATGTCGACCGACATTACCGAACGCAAGCGCATGGAAGTCGAACTGATGCTCTCCAAAGAAAAGGCGGAAAGTGCGACACGCGCGAAGTCTTCGTTCTTGGCAGCCATGAGCCACGAAATCCGCACGCCTATGAACGGCGTCGTGGGCATGATAGATCTGCTGCGCGAAACCCGCCTGGACACCGAACAGCGCCAAATGATGAAGACTGTGCGCGACAGTGCTTTTGCGTTGTTGCAGATCATCAACGACATCTTGGACTTCTCCAAAATCGAAGCGGGTAAACTGCAAATCGAATCCGTGCCCATTTCCATCCGCGATGTGGCTGAAGGCGTATCGGAAACCTTGGTCCCCAACGCCAGCGCGAAAAAAGTCCGGTTTATGAACTTTATTGACCCGGCCATCCCGCACTGGGTCATGAGCGATCAAGTGCGCTTGCGCCAAGTTATGTTCAATTTGTTGGGGAATGCCATCAAGTTCACCGAAACCACAGACGACCATCAAGGTCTGGTGAAATTACGTGCTGACTTGGTGGGCGAGATCACAGACGGTGTTGCCAACGTCAAATTTTCCATCATTGATAACGGCATCGGCATGTCGCAAAACGCGGTAAACAATTTGTTCAAACCCTTCACCCAGGCAGAAAGTTCCACCACACGACGCTTCGGCGGTACGGGCTTAGGCTTATCCATTTGCAAAAGCTTGAGCGACATCATGGGCGGCGAGGTTGCGGTCACCAGCGTAGAAGGCCAAGGTTCGACCTTTACCGTCACCTTACCGTTCGAAGTGAACTTCGACTACAATCCGCCCGCTGATGAGCCCAGCTTGGACGGTCTACATATCTTGTTGGTCAGCAATGACGAACATTTTTTCGAACACATCCCGCCCTACATCACGGGACGGGACGGTACCTACGACAGCGTCAGCGAATTGTTCGATATCGAGCAAGCCGTGGTCGGCGCAGCCGAGGCTGGCAAACCCTTTAACATCGTTGTCTTTGGGGTCGAGGCTGAACGCTCCATGGTCGATATGATCATCAACATTTTGCGCCAAAACGATCAGACCAAAGACCTGCGCTACGTCATTCTGACGGCAGAACGCAAAACCAAAAAAGGCATGATCACCCCAGACATGGTGGTGGTCGATGCCAACCCGATGAAGCGCTCCTCGTTCATGCGCGGTCTCGGGGTCGCCAGTGGCCGTGCCAGCCCGGATGTGGAAGACACCCACGAAAAACTCACAGCCGGTGCCGGCAAAGCCCCAACCCCCGACGAAGCCGCTGCCCTTGGTCGCCTAATCATGATCGCAGAAGACAACCCCACCAACCAAGACGTGATCAAGCGTCAACTCAATTCGTTGGGTTATGCCTGTGAGATTTATGAAGATGGGGCCGAAGGCCTGCAAGGCTGGCAGCGTGGCCGGTACAGCCTGATCTTGACGGATTGCCACATGCCAAACATGGATGGTTATGAAATGACCGGGGCTATCCGCAAGCTGGAAGAAGAGGACGGCGGGATCGATCACACCCCCATCGTCGCCATCACGGCCAACGCATTGCAAGGCGAAGCGGACCGTTGCTTGTCGGCAGGGATGGATGATTACCTCTCTAAACCGTTGGAGATGGCGAAACTGAAACGTACTTTGGCCAAATGGATGCCGGCGGCGTCGGGAGACGCAAGTGTCGCAATCGCACCTGAAACCCATGAAGCCGAAGAGGCCCAAGCCGAGGAGCAAAACATGGACAGCCAAGACACAGAAACAGCCATTGTCGATCCAAGCTACTTGCGCGACACCTTCGGTGATGATGATGATTTGATCAATGGCATCTTGAAAGACTTTGTCGAGCCTGCCCGCGTCATCAAAGGTGAAATCGATGCTGCATTTGAAGCGAAGAACCCATCTGAAATCGGGGCTGCAGCACACAAGCTCAAATCATCGTCACGTGCTGTCGGCGCACACTCTTTGGCTGACCTGTGTTTAGAGTTGGAAACGGCCGGCAAAGGTGGTGATTGGGGCCGTATCGAAGAGCTTCATCCCAGCTTGGCCGGCATTGTGGCCGACGTCACCGCATATATTGAAAACCTATAA